Part of the Lolium rigidum isolate FL_2022 chromosome 6, APGP_CSIRO_Lrig_0.1, whole genome shotgun sequence genome, GACAGTGGTCAACATCCTGCACCATAGACAACTGGTCTAGCTTGTATCTTGTGGGAGGAGAGGCCAAAAGGCGGGTCCTTGCTACGCGTTTTCTATAGGCATGGGGGGTCGACGGCAGGGCCGAGACAAAATCCCCGCGCGAAACTAACGACGGCGGCGCCGGCTGACGCcatcaccttcttggaggcgtcatcaTGTTGTGCCCGTACTTCCCCGCCGCGAGCACATGGGGAAACCCTTGATCCACCCCTTCGAATCGGGCGGCGGCGTGGCCTTGTCGTTCCTTTCTTGGAGGCATCATCGACGTGGCTCTTGGAGTCCTCGGTACGCCAGTGGGAGCCGGTGTTGGCCGCTAGCTCCTTAGAGCATAGGCTTCCAGGGCGCAATGTACATAATAGACGGTGCTTCTTGGTTGGCGCCTCCTATGGTCTGGTTTGATCCTGTTGTTCACTCGCCAACTCAAGGCGCTTAAGGGCAGGCGGTGCGTTCGCTTGTGCCATCTTGGAGCTGGAGTCATCTCCTAAAGTTTCCTTCTTCGGTACAACCTCGGTGTATCGCTTCCATGCCAATCTTGGCAAGAGACTATGCAAGCCACGTCCTTGTCGTTCAGTGGTTGTAGGATGTGTTGCAAACTATGTGGCATCGTGTTTGTATAAAGTAATTAAGGTTGTCATTTGGCGTTGCACCGACCGTCTTGGCTGTTGCTTCTATGATGTTTTGGCTATTGCTTCTATGAAATTTTTACAGGGTATATTCTCGAAAAAACCTATATTGCTATATATCGCTGGTTTGTTGCATACTTATAGTTAGAAGAGTTGCACCCGTCAGTTGATACAAGATTTATTTTGAAGTAAATATGTTGTTACCCTAAGAAATTATTTCCGAGTCAACAGATCTGGAGTTACAAAAAGCAGAAAGAGATCAATAATCTTTAACATAACATATCGACAACTAAACATGCTATAACGGCTTtgtattactgaaatcagaagaGGCGATCAGGCACTCTTATGCACTGACATGGACGCAACACAAGCACCTATGTGACAGAAATACACCGCACACCACCTTTAATAAGACTACAACAAAAacagtactccctccgacccataaTACTTGTCGATGAAACGAGTGAATAGACACACTAAAATGTGTACATGCAATTCAACGACAAGTAttatggatcgaagggagtactTACTTACAATATAAGTATTCCGTAGTTCTGTTTAATCATGAACCTTCGGAGACAAGCAGGCCAACCTAAATCGTCCCCGTCCGAATGCATTATTACGATAAAATCCTGTAAGCATAGCAAAAAAAGCTCTTCCTATTTCTAAGCAATTGGATCACGAGTGCAGCGCAGCCCTTTTGGATCCATGGCTATGTGGCAACCATCAGCCCCCAGACAGAACACAACAAACATAATATCCGCACAACAGACATAACATATTTTTCCAACGAAATCAAGTGATATTAGATCAGGGCAAATGACTTATCTGGAAAAAGGACCAAGATGATTAACTTATACTGTACAATATTAAGCAATACAGTAACAGATGTGCACTCTCATGCATTAGCAGGACTGCTACAGAAAACTGAAGCAACAGAAAACCGAAATATATGAGGTTACAAGTTACAATGAGGCCAATTCACAGTTCAAACCATTCCTCGGTTAGAAACCTTACTCAAGGTCTAAACTAATTGGCCTGCAAATTGACTGGCAAAAGTATCCTTTTCCTGGTTTGTTTGAAGATGAATCGCCATTTCATTATATTGCCAGGGGTATCTAATTGGCTTACACTTTGGGTAGCAAAAATATCATTTTCCTGGCTAGTTTCAGGATTGAACTGTCATTTGCGCAACCGTGCTAATGTTTTACACTTCGAACGACAAACACATCATTTTCCTGTTTCGTTTAGACTGAACTGCCATTCAAGGACTAAACCATCTTTCAGCAACCTTTTCACATCCCACTCCAGGTGCAGCTAAACAAGACATTGCACTCCGCTAGTGGGCCTACCAACACCTTTAATCGGAATTGAAGCAAACCTCAGTATACTTGTCTGATGTTGATATTTATCCTTGAACTATGGATATAGTCCAAGATAAAGCGGTCATCATCGCCAGAAAGTTGTGATACCAGTCCAGAGATTTCTTGCTGGTCACTCTCAGTGAAGATCCGCGGGACCCCTGTGAGAGAAGCAAAAAGATTATCGTACAGACCTGATGGATGACATGGTATTTCAGTTGACAATCGAGATGGAACTCCCATTTTGCAGAGTAATTACCATGGAAGCGTTCACGTGCTTCCCCAGCCATCAATACAATATCACCACTTCGCAGGAACATTGCTCTTGGAACTTCATCTCTCGTCTTCCCTCCAAGAAGGAAAATGCACTTGCATCCCAAACTAAAAAAACAGTGGGTAAGACATTATGTTAAGATGAAGGGAAGATCGTGATGTAAGAAAGCGGTTGTAACATTATACCTTATGCTCACAATAGGTTTTGTCCAATCTGCTTCCATGTCATCAACATGGCCACCAAGCATGTCGCCTGCAGAAGTCGAAAACATAATATTGCAGTAAAGATAGAGAAAGAAGCATAAAAAGTCGAGACAGTTTTGAATAGAATGGATCCAGCTAAAAGGTCCATTGTATAAAGAGGCAAGCAACATACTTGGACCATAATAGTTTACTATGGCGGCTTCTGGACTGAATTCCACGCCAGAAGGCATGGCCGGGATGGCCATCTTTTTCGCTAAAGTAGCAAGGGCATCTGGAATGCTGTTATGTGGAAGTGATACATCATAGTTCCGCTGTTACCAGTCACCACAAAAGGAATTTACAAAATATTAATAATGCCGTTGCTGGTAAACTTTTCTCCTACCAACTACTATGCTATCAATGATACATAACTGTCAGTACTGTAAAAAAGATTGCCAGTATGCATCCAGTTTCATGTGAGAGCTTCAAGACAACTTCAATCATGATAAACAGtaccttgtctagatatggatgtatcaaaatattaaaatgcatctagatacatctgtatctagacaaagttgcgaAAAGTTTTTTGGAACAGAGGGAATATATGATATATTTGCACTGAGATTATTTCTTATAACATCAGAAGATCATCATGCTTAAAGACAGTTTGCAAGAACAATCATTATTAAACAAAGCCTCTTAAGGCATGTTTCTAATAACTGCATCAAATTTTACGAAAGAATGTAGGAACTACTTTATTTCTGGGAGTAAAGTATCAGAAAGTTGGAATACTACTAGAAACCAAGCTAAAATTATTGAATGCAAAACGAGAAATGAAAGTAAGGAAATAAATATAATTCTTAGAACTGCTGTGGAAGAGAAGGATACATACTTTTGACCAATCAAACTGCAAGCCAAGGGTGCTCCATCGGAGCTTGCGAACAAGAGTAGCTGCTGTGGTTGACCTACGTGTTTCCCCCTTTTCGATCTTTGAGTGTTCAACAAATTTGAAGTTGATGGAACGTGTTTTTTCTCCACTGTTACTCTGTTCATTACTTTCTCTGCCATCAGAATTTTGCACTTCAAGCAAGACCTTTTGGTTTTGAGCAGCAGTGAGTAAATCAAAAATTGGACCATAGAGAGCAGTCAAGTTAGTTCTATTAGGAGGCTGCGGAAATGTTTTCAAGCTCTCCCTAATCCAAAAGCATTGTTGCTCGGTAGAAAGAGCACCAGGGATGAAATAGAATCCTACAAAATTAAAACAAAAGTATATCAGCAAGTGTAAATGCAATAACATCATGATTTATGAGTATGGGGGCAATATGACAGATAAGATGTGCATTGCGCAACTGTAATACTTATGCAGTTCTTTAGCTAAGATTTTCGATCAATAATCATTGTGCGAACAATATGATTTGTCCTTCGCATCAACTTTTTGGACATATAAAATTTACTGACATGATAATTAAGGTGTAGCatatactactacctccgtcctaaAATTAAATGTCTcacttttgtctagatacatcaatatctagacacattttacttatatgtatctagaaaaagttgaggcacttatttttggacggagggagtatattataaGAGAGGAAACTGAGGTCTCCCTAGCTATCAGGAAATTGTTCAAGATATTCCAATACTCATGTTCATGACATATAGGAAATATGGTGAAACATCAACTTGAACCAAAGGTCCCAATCATATAAGGGCTCCTTTGGTTGCAGGCTTTCCCGGACGATTCCCCTTGTTTTCCCTGGCCTACCGTTCCCTGGGCCGAACTGCCCCGGGTAAGCCCACATGGACATTTGGATAGCCACGAGCCATCCTTTCCGCGACCTTTCCGCGTCCATCCCCGGGAGCCCGTTCCACCACTCCAGACATGGGGAAGAGAATCCGCGACAGGAGGCGGCGACGCTCCCAGCAGCGACGCTCTCGATCTCGTCTTCCTCCGGCGACCGGGACAGATCGGACGAGAGCCTTCCCACCAGCCCCCCTCGCCTCCCCACTGCTCGCCTCTCCCTCTCCCCACTCGCCGCCTTCAGGACCTGCCGGATCCGCACCGTGCCGCCGCCAATCAAGGCCGGCCGCTGCTGCCCCGATCTCGAATTGTGCTTTTTTCCGTCCGTTCTATTGTGAAAAACATATAATTTTGGCCTTCTTTTTGAATTGCGCTTGTTCCCGTCCGTTCCCTTCCACCGTTTTCCAAATAGCAATCGCTAATTTACCGTACTGGGAGGGGAAACCGGGGGTTCCCTCGTGCCCAGGGAAATTTCCGCGCGGGGGTGTTGTTCCCTGGTTTTGCATACCCGTGTGTCCAAACAAGGCCTAAAGAGTGAAGCTAATTAACCAGCAACTCCATGACCCAAAACTAGAAACAGTAATGAAAAGTTGTGTTCCATCAAGAACCATGCACAAAGAACACCATGTCCACAGACAGTCGACAATCATCGAAAAATAAGCTAAAGAAGCACTATCCATTTAGTCTTCACATGCACATCTATACCCACTAGCACAGTAGAAGTAGCTAAGAAAAATTCCACCGATAAGCACCCATGGAGCACGAAGAGAATAAACTCCTCCATGCTGCCGCTGTTCAGAGCAATGTCATGGACCGTGAGTACAGAATCGGAAAGAGTAGGAGAGGAAGAGCTCTCGAGTAAGTTACCGGGCCGATCCAAGAAGCGGAACACGGGCAGGTCGAATCCTGGGCAGTCGCACCTCAAGATCCCGTCGGGCAGTTCAACGCCGCCAGCAAGCAGCGCGTGGAAGTCCACCACCTCGGAGAGATCCCCAACGCCGCCGCAGACTGGCTTCTTCCTGCGGCGCCTCGGAAGTTAGGGTTCAGGGGTTTCGGCGTGGAGACGTGAGGTGGGGAAGGGGAGAGAGACGGACCTGCCCCTGCCCTTGGTGCTGGGCGGCTTGTAGAGCTTGTACTTCTTCTCGGCTTGCCGGAACGCCGTGCGctccgaggcggcggcggtggcgggctcGGTTTCGCCGTACATCGCCGGTGAGCGTAGCGCCGCCGCGCGTGCTGGTGTTGTTGCCGCTTCCCTTCTCGTTTCAGTCTATCTTGGGCCGTACTACGAGGCAaatcctatatgccgaccaggtaGTCACAGACTAACCACCGCACACCCTGTTTTTGGGCTGGCCCGTTAACTCTGTTGAGCGGTTTTCTCGATCGCTCTTCGTCCGAGAACAAACTTTTCCTGATCCTTTCAGTTGTTTTTGCTTTCTCTGCAGTTTATGTTGGTTTTTTAAAATGTTCAGTTCAAAAAATTTCAATTTCGTCTAAAAAAATCAGACttgattttgttcaaattttgaaaatttccaGATTTAAAAAGCCGCCAGGTTTCAAAAATATTTTACTTTTTTAGAAACTACTTTTTtagtatattttttttgaaaatgcttttaaattttaaaatgtttataTTTATAGATAACTTAgatttaaatttgttcaaatttaaaatgaaaaatatttatttatttgaaaAACATTAAGTCTCCTAAAAATGTTACTATaacaatttcaaaaaaaataggaATACTCATCACAAAAATTGTTCAATCACAAAAAGTATTCAAAtttcaattttaattttttttccaaagTTTAAATctctaaaaaatgtttaaatttgatatAAAAAACCCAAATAAAAAATGTCTAGATTTATTAAAAATTGATTTTTATAAATGTTTTGATTTTCAAAAAGGTTGAAAGAATAAACGGAATAGaaataacagaaaataagaaagaaagaaaaatcaagaaaacagaaaaaggaaactaGGTCGGCCCAACCTACAACCTACGAGTGTGTGGCGTGTCGTACACACCGACCAGGTTGGACTACTCTGAGTCTCCAAGGCCACCGCCCACCGATACGGATGAGTGCTCAAACCTTGGTGAGTGTTACTTCCGCCCCATGGATCACCGAAAGCCTTCTCGATCTAAGAGATACTCTCCTTATATTTCCAAAACGAAGTATAATTTTATGCAAAATTTACAAAATATAAAGTTTAGTCAAATTTTATGAAAGGGGCGTGCACTTAGTGCCCAAAGCTTCCATCCTGTGTGGGGTGTGGaaattctaaataaaatatcataaAATTTTATAATATGTAGACATAATATGAAATATATATTCATATTGTATTAGTTGATATTGATTCGAAATTGCATGTATATTATATATATTTATTACAGTTATCGTAGTTTTTTGGCAAATTAAATTCTATGTAGACTTATTCCATTGTGTATTTTTTCATGCAAACAAATTCTTGATCAAAGTTGTTAGAACGGAGGTTGTGTTAACGAATTTCTTACATATTATACCTGAGGGGGTATGAACAACCTATGATTTCAGCATTGCAAGCAAAATGAATTTTTGTATGTTGTACAGTAAAAAAATAAAACAGGTTCAGAGAACTCGATGACACCTCAACAGACCTGCGGAGGACatcttttcaaaagaaaaaaagaaagaccTGCGGAGGACATCACCAACGATCAGAGCAcgaaaaaaaaaagtcaaatctACCTACCGGCAGCAGACCTGCGGAGGACAAGCAAGGCAACAGAGCAGGAAGATTCAGATTTCAGACCAACAGCCTGAGATCTGGTGAGAGGAATCGGCGAGAAATGGAGAAGCAGACCGGTCGATCAAGAAATCAGTAGAGCGGGAGAGTGAGAGGGTTAGATCGAGAAGCGAGCAAGATGATGTCGCCAAGAATTCAGATTCCGATAAGCATCGGCGGGAGCAGGACGATGATGTCGCCGAAGCAGCTGCTGATCACCATCCTCGTCGTCTTCTCCACGCTCTCCTTCATCAAGTTCCTCCTCATCACCCACCCCTCCGCCGGCGCCTCCTCGACCGCTCATCTCCACCGCGCGGAGTGGGAGTCCGGCAACGGCACCGCCGCCAGGAACGACGGCCTCGCCGCCAAAGAGTTCGCTTTGCTCCGCTCCGTCGTCGCCGCGCGCGCGCCGTGCAGGCTGCTGGTGTTCGGCCTCTCGCCGCAGCTCCTCGCGCTCGCCGCCGTCAACTCCGggccgggcgccgccaccgccttcgTCACCGACAGTGCTGAGGATGGGGACGCCGCGCGCCGCGTGCTCGCGGGCCGTGTCGGCGGCTCTTCGTGCGCCGTccaccgggcggggtaccccGACGCGGCcggggaggcgtgggcgctgctgcggcgcgcgcgggcggcgggcCCGGCGTGCGCGCGGCCGACGGGGACGGTGCGCAAGTCCGGGTGCCGGCTGGCGCTGACCTCGCTGCCGCGGGAGGTGCTCGACGCCAGGTGGGACGTGGTCGTCGTCGACGGGCCGAGCGGGGCCGGACCGGAGGAGCCCGGCCGGATGGGCGCCATCTACACGGCCGCAGCACTCGCccgggcggccgccgcggcgggCGGTGGCGGGGTGGTGGACGTGGCGGTGCACGACGTGGATCGGACCGTGGAGCGCTGGTACGCCAGGGAGTACCTCTGCGAGGACAACCTCGTCGCCGCCAAAGGCCGCCTCTGGCACTTCCGTGTCGGCGCCGGCGGGCAACGGGACACCTTCTGCTCCACCGCTCCCGTCAAGATCTTGTAGGGACAGAATCAAAGGCTGCCATTTCTGGGCATCGCCGGAGGCACTGCCATCGTAGGAGGTCAATGCATACATACGAATTGATAGTCGATGAAACCTCTGCTGAGACATGTGCAATTCTCGGAAATTCCTCGAGCTCGAAGCTAGGTGCTGGGGCGATTGGATGTTCCATGCTCATATAGATAATGGCGTTAGGAATTTAGGATGATGCAGGATGAAGCTGATACTGGGACGATGGAAGATAGTCTGTACACTGGTAAGCTGAATTGTTCTCTGTTCCATTGTTTGTAACAGAAGGATAACAAAGAACAATCTTTGTTTGTAAAGAGGAAACAAGCTTACTAACTTTTCTAACTTGTGTGCAGAATTGCTTCAACACATTTTTATTCGagatttttgtatcaa contains:
- the LOC124665578 gene encoding alpha-ketoglutarate-dependent dioxygenase alkB-like; protein product: MYGETEPATAAASERTAFRQAEKKYKLYKPPSTKGRGRKKPVCGGVGDLSEVVDFHALLAGGVELPDGILRCDCPGFDLPVFRFLDRPGFYFIPGALSTEQQCFWIRESLKTFPQPPNRTNLTALYGPIFDLLTAAQNQKVLLEVQNSDGRESNEQSNSGEKTRSINFKFVEHSKIEKGETRRSTTAATLVRKLRWSTLGLQFDWSKRNYDVSLPHNSIPDALATLAKKMAIPAMPSGVEFSPEAAIVNYYGPSDMLGGHVDDMEADWTKPIVSISLGCKCIFLLGGKTRDEVPRAMFLRSGDIVLMAGEARERFHGVPRIFTESDQQEISGLVSQLSGDDDRFILDYIHSSRININIRQVY
- the LOC124665204 gene encoding glucuronoxylan 4-O-methyltransferase 1-like, which encodes MMSPRIQIPISIGGSRTMMSPKQLLITILVVFSTLSFIKFLLITHPSAGASSTAHLHRAEWESGNGTAARNDGLAAKEFALLRSVVAARAPCRLLVFGLSPQLLALAAVNSGPGAATAFVTDSAEDGDAARRVLAGRVGGSSCAVHRAGYPDAAGEAWALLRRARAAGPACARPTGTVRKSGCRLALTSLPREVLDARWDVVVVDGPSGAGPEEPGRMGAIYTAAALARAAAAAGGGGVVDVAVHDVDRTVERWYAREYLCEDNLVAAKGRLWHFRVGAGGQRDTFCSTAPVKIL